Genomic DNA from Shouchella patagoniensis:
TCCCCTTTCAGCAATGTCGCACACAATTATTAGGGGATGCTCTATTTCTCCGTGAATTAACAAAATTTCTAAGTGTAAAAGCAACGTTTATGGCTAAAAAATATGCGCAAAGTCTCGCTTTTCCACTTGAAAACCGACTTGCCTATTTTATCTTGGAACTTTCTGATGAAGGAATCTATCAGGAAAAGCATGTAACAGTGTGTGATTATTTAGGCGTATCATACCGCCACCTTCTTCATGTTCTTAATCAATTTTGTCAAAAGGGTTATTTGAAAAAGAAGGGTCGAGATTATGTGGTGAGCGACAAGCAGTCTCTCGAACAACTTGCTATGGTATTAATAAATAAATAAATAAATAGGCGCAGATGCCCCCATTCTTACGTACAAATGGGAAGAGGCATCTGTGTAAATCATTCAGAATCGCAAGTGATATTTAAAATGTCTTGCAATAGTGCTACAATATAAAAAGGAATAAATCCACAATGGTGTGGCATGCTATGTGTTCACATTGTTTGCGAATATTAACATATAAGGACGGATAAGGATGACTGACAAACAAAGTACAACAGACGTTTTATTAATCGGTGCTGGAGTCATGAGTTCGACTTTAGGTGTACTTCTGAAAGAATTAGCACCAGATTGGAAGATCCAAGTATTCGAAAAGCTTGCAAATGCAGGGGAAGAAAGCTCGAATGAATGGAACAATGCGGGTACAGGACATGCGGCACTGTGTGAGCTTAATTACACGAATGTAAAGCCGGATGGAACGGTCGACATTAGCAAAGCGATTAAGATTAATGAACAGTTTCAAACATCGATGCAATTCTGGTCTTACCTTGTTACCCGTAACTTAATTCAACAACCGCAGGAATTTATTAGAGCATTGCCGCATATGAGCGTTGTCCAAGGCGAAAGTAATGTAGAATTTTTGAAAAAACGTTTTAAAGCGCTTTCTTCTAATCCGCTATTTAAAGGGATGGAATTTGCAGACGACCCAGAAAAATTAATGGAATGGATTCCACTTATGATGAAAGACCGCTCATCAGACGAACCGATAGCGGCAACAAAAATAGACACAGGAACAGATGTAAATTTTGGTGCACTAACACATAAAATGTTTGACCATTTAGAAGAAGAAAACGTCGAGATTCATTACAACCATAGTGTAACCGATATTACACGCGGAAGCAACGGACGTTGGGACGTCAAAATACGTAATCTTGAAAGCGGTACAATTGAAACGCATACTGCAAAATTTGTCTTTATTGGTGGTGGCGGAGGTAGTCTGCATTTATTACAGAAATCTGGGATTCCTGAAAGCAAACATATTGGTGGTTTCCCGGTAAGTGGAATCTTTATGACATGTAATAACCCAGCGATTGTGGAGCAACATCATGCGAAAGTTTACGGAAAAGCAAAAGTGGGCGCCCCACCGATGTCTGTGCCCCATTTAGATACAAGATTCATCGATAATGAAAAGAAATTGCTGTTTGGACCGTTTGCTGGCTTTTCACCAAAATTTTTAAAGTACGGTTCTGTACTTGATTTATTTACATCTGTGAAAGCCAATAACCTCTTTACGATGCTCGCTGCCGGAGCAAAAAATATGGGGTTAACGAAATACTTAATTCAACAAGTACTGTTATCAAAAGAACAACGGATGAACGAGTTACGCGAGTTTATCCCAAACGCTAAAAGCGAAGATTGGGACTTAGTTGTCGCTGGTCAGCGTGTTCAAGTCATTCGTGATACAGAAGCAGGTGGAAAAGGAACACTTCAATTTGGCACAGAAGTGATTAGTGCAAGAGACGGCTCCCTTGCCGCACTGCTTGGGGCTTCCCCAGGGGCTTCAACGGCTGTCCATGTCATGCTTGAAGTACTAGAAAGATGTTTTCCAAAACAGATGCCAGAGTGGGAAGCAAAAATCAAGGAAATGGTGCCTTCTTTTAGAATGTCACTAGCAGAGAAGCCGTTGCTTCTAAATGAGGTTCATGCATCAACAGCGAAAGCGTTGGAATTACATGTAGATGATAACCAGACAAAAGTGAAAACGGAATCGGATTTTTTAAAGCAAGCGTAAGAAGTTGAAAATAGAAGTGTTAAAGGAAGGCTGCTCTTAGCATGTTAAGAGCAGTCTTTTTTTGTAGCTAAAAAAACGCAAGGCATTGGGTTGGTTTAGGGTGAACTTGAAGGGTCAAAGCAAAGAACAAAATAAGAAGTAAGCATTTATAATTAACCATCACGCAACCATATAGTTGACAAGCAACTATATGGTTGCGTATACTCAATAGATGACTTGGGATAGAGATGCACTATTTAAAGCACTTAGCGACTCGACACGAAGGCTAATTATAGACGAACTTTCCGAACGTAACGAGCAAACGTTGTTTGAACTTACGGTACGTCTTATTACGAATCACGACCTCTCCATTTCGCGACAGGCGATTGCTAAACATCTTTCTGTATTGGAAGATGCAGGGCTCGTGCAATCAAAACGAAAAGGTAAATATCGAGTACTTCTATTTAACAACGAACCACTAAAAAATTTGTTAGAAGGTTGGGTAGAATAAATAACCTAATAATGGATTGCATTCAGTTTAGGGCAGAGCCCCATAGATTCACCGATAAAAGGAGATAAAAGATAATGAAAATTATTGTTACTAGTATTTTCGTAGAAGATCAAGAAAAGGCGCTAGCATTTTATACAGAAACATTAGGGTTTATAAAAAAACATGACGTCCCGACAGGGGAATTTAGATGGATTGCGCTTGTTTCTCCCGAGGATCAAAAAGGTACTGAGCTACTGCTTGAACCGAATAATCATCCAGCCGCAAAAGAGTATCAACAGAAGTTATTTGCTGAAGGCGTACCAGTCACAATGTTTGGGATTGCGGATATTCACGCAGAGTACAAGCGTTTAATGGAAAGAGGCGTGACGTTTACGATGGAACCAACAAAAATGGGTGATCAAACAATAGCTGTTTTTGATGATACTTGTGGCAATTTCATTCAGATGATTCAGGAGTAGGTAAACAAAGCAATGCTTACAAACAGGGCTTTAAACATTCTAACCATAGCTCTACTCATTCAGGGCGAGTTGAATAAATGAGCGACAAACAAAAGCGTCCCGGCGAATCTGGGACGCTTTTGTTGTGCCAGAAATAAACGCCAGTTGTAGGTAGAAACAGTTCCTATTACACAATATTAGGGAATTTCAAAGGAAGTGTCTCTTATTCCTACAAACATCTGTTATGATACGTATACAGCTATTATGAAATGGAGCTATTTGATCATTTTAGAGCATATGTATACAACTATAGGTTTCAAGGAATAGTCGATTTTCTGCTAAGAAACTGTACATAATAAAGGACCTTTGGTTTTCGTTACGTTTATTAAGAGAGGACAGATTCATATGTATGTAGGAGCTGTCATTTTTGCCTTAATAGGCATGGTTGCCGCTGTTGTTCACATATTCACTAATTTTTTTCGTAGTCAGAACGACATGGCTTGGTTTTTATACAGCCTATCTCAAATATTGATGTGGGTTTCACTCTTTTTCTTATTAAGTAAAGCTGGTTCGTTAAGAAGAGAAGGTTAATCAAGCATCTGCTTGTTTTGAAAAATGGTGATCATACCTTGCTTTATATTCGGAAAATCTGAAAACGGGTTACTTGGAATTGGGGCATATCCAAGTGAGGAAGCAGTTGACCCAGATTTAATTAATGCTGGGAAAGAAACAGTGACTGCTAAAGAAGGTGCTTCCTACTTCGACAGTGCTGAATCGTTTGCGATGATTCGTGGTGGTCATATTGATCTGGCTATCCTTGGTGGAATGGAAGTATCAGAATCAGGCGATCTTGCTAGCTGGATGATTCTAGGAAAATGGTAAAAGGAATGGGTGGTGCAATGGACTTGGTCCAAGGGGCAAAGAAGATTGTCGTCATTATGGACCATACAAACAAGTACGGTGAGTCAAAAGTGAAGCGCAGTTGTACACTACCTTTAACCGGAAAGGCGGTCGTTCATCGGTTAATTACGGATTTAGCTGTCTTTGCATTTAACAATGGGGAAATGACGCTACTAGAGCTTCAAGAAGGTGTGGCACTTGCAGAAGTAAAAGAAAAGACAGAGGCGTGTTTTACAGTAAGCGCTACGTTTGAATGTAATACTTGATGAGGTCTATAAAAAAGAGTGCTACACACTGTGGCACTCTTTTTCTAACCGGAGTATCATGGTTCAATCGTTTTCTGAAAATCCAACTCGATCTTTGTCTGCTTTATATGAAATAAAATATTTAGTTCCAACTTCAATAAGGTTAAATACATTTTTATCGACTGCTAGTATGTATGTTTCTTCACCTTGATTTTTTGCTTTCATGTAATATTGACCATCTTTCTCTAAACGCTCAGTCACATCTACGATTGCGGCTCCACTCCTATCATAATGACAAGCAACTAGCATGAGTATAGATGAAGATAATACTAAGGGTTTAAATACATCCGATTTCTCCCCCGCCAATTCTAAAGACTACGATCAACTAGTATCAACGAGGTTTTCCTTAATTAAGGATAGCCTTATTGTTGTGTCGTTCACCTAAATGATTGAATGTATAAATCATTCAACGGGTAGGTAATTAAATTATCTTAGTGAATATTTTCAATATCAATAAAAACATTCTCTTATTCAACAAAAATTTATTGAAAAGCAATAAATTTGATGTTAAATTTAAAAGGATAATAAATAAGTGAGGTGCTTTTTATGAAACGAGGATCAACATGGTTTTTAAGAATGGCGGTTTTTCTTATTGGGACGCCAGTTCTTATCTTGGCTTTATTTGGCTTGTATTGGTTAGCAAATAATCCAGTAAGTCCTGATTACGACCAGCTCTTATATCCCATTTTAGTAGGTATGTATGTAACAGTGATACCGTTTATCGTTGCATTGTATCAGGCTTTTAAACTCTTAACGTATATTGATAAGAACCAATCTTTCTCAGAATTGACGGTTAAATCCCTTAAGAACATCAAATTCTGTGGCCTGATTATCAGTGGATTGTATGTTGGAATGATGCCATTTGTTTATCTCGTAGCAGAACTAGATGATGCCCCAGGACTAATTGTAGTTGGTATGGTTCTTGCCTTTGCTTCAATCGTGATTGCAGTTTTTGCAGCTGTTCTTCAAAGGCTTTTACAAGAAGCGATTGATATCAAATCGGAAAATGACTTAGTAGTCTGAGGTGAAACAATGGCAATTAGAATAAATATTGATGTGGTGATGGCTAAAAGGAAAATGAGCGTAACAGAGCTCTCTGAAAGGGTGGGAATAACAATGGCTAACCTATCTATATTAAAAAATGGAAAGGCAAAAGCGATTCGTTTTTCAACTTTAGAAGCCATTTGTAAGGCATTAGAGTGTCAACCTGGAGACATTTTAGAATACAAAAGTGAAGAAGATGTTTAAAGACTTGGAAGATCACCCATGATGCAATTTTTAAAGAGTGCTATAGTGAAAAGCACTCTTATAAAGCTTTCTTTTTATCAGTCGGAACAAAGAAACCTATCAGCCCTAATCCTGCAAACAATACAAAACTAAATGGATATGTGGTCAGCTCGATCGTTTTTCCCGCAAAGAAAGAGCCTACTGATTGGCCAATTCCTAGAGCTAGGAAAGACAAGCTAACGCCTAAGGCTGGTAAGGTGTTAAAAATCCTTGTACCCCAAACAATAAATAATCCAGTAAGGAAGATATACGTACTTCCAAATAACGCTGCGGAAATATAGACAGTCAAATGAGATGATACTGTTAAAATGGATAGGACCATTAAAAACAGAAGCAGTCGATAAGACCATGTTAATCCGATTTTCTGAATAAAGCCTCCTGCTACTCCACCTAACACACCCGCTATTCCCATAATAATCCAAAATACAACACTTTCAGTTGTAGTCATCGTATAGACTGTCGTTAGATAACTCCTTGAAAAAGTCCAGTAAATGGAAGAACTCATGCCAATTATAAATGAAGCGATAAGTAAGAACTTTGCTTTTGTTATAATGGATAGCCAATGAAGCTTTTGATCTAAAACGTGTTTTTGTTTATTGGAAGATGGAATGGAATAATAATTCCAAATCAATACAATCACCGCTATAATGGCAAAGAAAAGATAGGATAGTCTCCAATGTTCTGTAAAGAGTAATACAACGGGTCCCGTTAAAATGATCCCAAAACTTGTTCCACTATTTATCCATGTATTTCCTTGATCAACGTCTTTTTTTGTTAACGTATGTTTTGCTATTTGTAACGATGATCGCTGGATTAACCGCCGTTGTTGGGATGATAGGCATCGCTACTGCACAATCATTTTCCCACTTAGTCGTTAGCATCTTTATCGCAGGTGTTGGTAGCGGGCGACCTAACCTCTTAATTAAGAATGAGGAAAGAAGCAAAGCGATTGAATAAGAGACAAAAGCGGTAGAACCTACAAAAACTCAAACGAGCAAGGGCATAGGTAACGGCAATCATCGCCAGACCTGGTAATACGATTTTCCACATGTCAAATTCACCTCGTATATAAACTGTTTTCAATTAATTGATAGATATAACGATCAATCTATTTTGTGGAAAAAGGAGCATAAACTCCTTACGAAGAAAATAATTCTTTGACGGAATACGTTAACTCTTCGGCTATTGTCTCTACGTGAAACACTTCAGCCAACGCGGTAGCTCCTTCAAATAAAAGAACTAATCGAATCGCTTCTTTTTCATCCAACCCTTTCTCCTGAAAGAATGTTAATAAGCGATTTTTATGTTGTTGGGCGAAATCAACAATTTCACTATTATACGATTGATTTACAGAATATTCTTCCCTAGCTTTTAAAAACATGCAGCCACTTGAATTATAGGAGCGTATCCAGTTCATGTGAGATTCTGCTAACGCTAATGCAGAAGATTTCTTATCGCCTATCGAACGATCTAATGAATGGAGATACCTTTCTTCTCTTCTTCTTAATACTTCTAAAATAAGCGCTTCTTTTGAAGCAAAATGATTGTAAAGTGTCATCAGAGCAACACCCGATTCATTAATAATCTGCTTCAGGCCGATCGTATGAAACCCATGTTTATCAAATAATCGCTCTGATTGCTCAAGTAGTTGCTCACGTTTTTTACTCATAAATAAACACATCCTTTAGATATAACGATCACTCTAAAATGATAATATAGTATCAATCGATAATCAACTCTTTAAACGGTTAGCTGTTAGTTCCTAGTTTCCAGCTACCTTGGGGGAACCGAAGATTCAATTTCAAATCGCCACCTTCATTATGAGAAAACGCAATGAAGAAAGTTAGCATCTTAAAAAGGAATGTCTGTGAGTTTGTCGAATGTTAGCTTAAGCACAGTAAGGGAGTTGATGCCTGTATGAACAGAATGAACTTCATTACTTCGGGTAGATATGGTGATTCGATTATTAGTATGACTGGGAAGAGGCATAGGGCTCAAGTTTGGCAGAAGGAGCGTGGTTGGAGTTAAGTAACTTAGCAAATACATATAAATTACCCTATTATGCAGTTGTCTTTGTTTCAGAGCGAACGAAAGGTGACAAGGGGTATGGGGTAATGGCAAAAAAATGGTCGAATTAGCGAGTAGACAAGAAGGATATTTAGGTATTGAGAATGCAAGAGATTCAGATTTGGGCATTACCGTTTCTTACTGGAAAACCCTCGACGATATTACTGCTTGGAAAACAAATGTAGCTCACCAAATCGCTCAAGAACGTGGAAAAAAAGAATGGTATAGTCGTTTCGCAGTACGTGTATGTAAAGTAGAGCGTGATTATCTATTTGAAATGTAAGATAAGGAGACAACATAAAGAGTTTCATCATTATAATGAACGAATTTATTTATTGTCAGTAAATATGGATGAAAGGACGTATGGACATGAGTGAGGAACAAATTATGAATCCAATTTTAAATCAAATTGGTACGATATTTATTCCTGTAAGCAACATCGAAGAAGCTCGTAATTGGTATTGTGACCTACTAGGTCTCCCGTCAGATGGTGAAATCTTACATGGGCATTTGTATATCTTACCTATGAATGGAACGGGAATTGTATTAGACAGTAAAATTTATTCAGAGAACACTATTTTTAAGGTTCCACTTTTTCATTTGAACACAAACAATATAGAACAAGCATTTGAGTATATGAAAAGTAAGAATGTTGAGTTAACGACAGATATTCAGCATAACCATTGGTTTAATTTTAAAGACCTTGATGGAAATCATTTAATGATGTGTAAATGTTAACGTTGTTGAAGTAGGAGGTCTTACTTCTAAAGAAAGTGTAAGCTTCTTGTATAGCCAGGTTATAATCCTTATCGTTACTCAAAAGGGATATTCAATCGTTGTTCTATTCTTTTTCGTCATTGAAAAGGGGGGAGTTAAATCATATGGTTTATGAAATGGAACGCTTTTCTAATGCATTAAAGTCCGTTGCCAGAAATCAAGATATTAAAAAGTATATTCAGCAATCAGAGGTACTTTTTCCTCTATTTATGGCGGGTGTAAAACGATTTGTTGCGGGAGAAACTCGGCAAGAAGGTTTAGAACGAGCAAAGAAATATATTCAAAATGGACATCGGGTTTCGCTTGAATTTATAGGTGAGAACACAACATCTAGGATGGGGAGTATCGATGCGAAAAATGAATTTTTAGCATTAATAGATGACCTATCACAACAATTAATAAAAGCGACGGTTTCCTTTGACCTTTCCCATATTGGGATGATGGTATCAGATAAACTTGCTCTAACTCATTTAAAAGAGTTAGCTACTGCTGCATATCCTACTGATATTCAGCTGATGATTAGCATGGAGGAGTCAGAAAAAACAGACCGAATCCTATCTATTTATAAAGAGGTTTCAGCGGAATTTGAAAATTTGGGAATTACATTACAAGTCCATTTAAAACGATCTGCTGATGATTTAAACCAACTCCTACAAACACAAGGACGAATTAGGCTAGTGAAGGGTGCTTATCAAGAGCCAGAAGGTACATATATTCCAAGATCTAATGAATTAAACGAACGTTATATTGATTTTGCAAAAAAGTGTATTTCTAATAACCACTTATTATCTATCGCTAGTCATGACCAGAGTTTACTAAATGAATTAGAGTCAACTGGTATACTATCCCATTCATTAGTTGAAGTAGAAATGTTAGATGGTGTAGGTAGCAATGATCTTCAAAAACTAATTGCTAAACAGGTAAATACAAAAGTGTATATTACGTATGGTACGGAGTGGTATCTGTATTTAGCTCACCGAATTGCTGAGTATCCTCCAAATATCTATACATTTGTTTCTGATATTGTTGAGGAAAGTTTCGTGAATTCGACTAATAAGTGAAAGTAAGGTTCTTTTGACCACTTGAAAATTGAACATTTATTCCATTTTGATAATAAGCAGGCGGAAAATCATCTTCTTCTCTGTA
This window encodes:
- a CDS encoding proline dehydrogenase family protein, whose translation is MVYEMERFSNALKSVARNQDIKKYIQQSEVLFPLFMAGVKRFVAGETRQEGLERAKKYIQNGHRVSLEFIGENTTSRMGSIDAKNEFLALIDDLSQQLIKATVSFDLSHIGMMVSDKLALTHLKELATAAYPTDIQLMISMEESEKTDRILSIYKEVSAEFENLGITLQVHLKRSADDLNQLLQTQGRIRLVKGAYQEPEGTYIPRSNELNERYIDFAKKCISNNHLLSIASHDQSLLNELESTGILSHSLVEVEMLDGVGSNDLQKLIAKQVNTKVYITYGTEWYLYLAHRIAEYPPNIYTFVSDIVEESFVNSTNK
- a CDS encoding VOC family protein yields the protein MNPILNQIGTIFIPVSNIEEARNWYCDLLGLPSDGEILHGHLYILPMNGTGIVLDSKIYSENTIFKVPLFHLNTNNIEQAFEYMKSKNVELTTDIQHNHWFNFKDLDGNHLMMCKC
- a CDS encoding ArsR/SmtB family transcription factor, giving the protein MTWDRDALFKALSDSTRRLIIDELSERNEQTLFELTVRLITNHDLSISRQAIAKHLSVLEDAGLVQSKRKGKYRVLLFNNEPLKNLLEGWVE
- a CDS encoding TetR/AcrR family transcriptional regulator; its protein translation is MSKKREQLLEQSERLFDKHGFHTIGLKQIINESGVALMTLYNHFASKEALILEVLRRREERYLHSLDRSIGDKKSSALALAESHMNWIRSYNSSGCMFLKAREEYSVNQSYNSEIVDFAQQHKNRLLTFFQEKGLDEKEAIRLVLLFEGATALAEVFHVETIAEELTYSVKELFSS
- a CDS encoding VOC family protein; protein product: MKIIVTSIFVEDQEKALAFYTETLGFIKKHDVPTGEFRWIALVSPEDQKGTELLLEPNNHPAAKEYQQKLFAEGVPVTMFGIADIHAEYKRLMERGVTFTMEPTKMGDQTIAVFDDTCGNFIQMIQE
- a CDS encoding DUF2975 domain-containing protein, with the protein product MKRGSTWFLRMAVFLIGTPVLILALFGLYWLANNPVSPDYDQLLYPILVGMYVTVIPFIVALYQAFKLLTYIDKNQSFSELTVKSLKNIKFCGLIISGLYVGMMPFVYLVAELDDAPGLIVVGMVLAFASIVIAVFAAVLQRLLQEAIDIKSENDLVV
- a CDS encoding helix-turn-helix domain-containing protein translates to MAIRINIDVVMAKRKMSVTELSERVGITMANLSILKNGKAKAIRFSTLEAICKALECQPGDILEYKSEEDV
- a CDS encoding MFS transporter, coding for MQRSSLQIAKHTLTKKDVDQGNTWINSGTSFGIILTGPVVLLFTEHWRLSYLFFAIIAVIVLIWNYYSIPSSNKQKHVLDQKLHWLSIITKAKFLLIASFIIGMSSSIYWTFSRSYLTTVYTMTTTESVVFWIIMGIAGVLGGVAGGFIQKIGLTWSYRLLLFLMVLSILTVSSHLTVYISAALFGSTYIFLTGLFIVWGTRIFNTLPALGVSLSFLALGIGQSVGSFFAGKTIELTTYPFSFVLFAGLGLIGFFVPTDKKKAL
- the yeiL gene encoding transcriptional regulator YeiL translates to MYAYTGEKKQFYMNMHSIAHPFSFPVETFMEVFEYQRNEWIINEGKKPSHLFYVVEGKAKIYTTHQNGKVSLINFIKPKDFIGEMELIDEGYYSKGIQAATKIVCFAIPFQQCRTQLLGDALFLRELTKFLSVKATFMAKKYAQSLAFPLENRLAYFILELSDEGIYQEKHVTVCDYLGVSYRHLLHVLNQFCQKGYLKKKGRDYVVSDKQSLEQLAMVLINK
- the mqo gene encoding malate dehydrogenase (quinone), whose translation is MTDKQSTTDVLLIGAGVMSSTLGVLLKELAPDWKIQVFEKLANAGEESSNEWNNAGTGHAALCELNYTNVKPDGTVDISKAIKINEQFQTSMQFWSYLVTRNLIQQPQEFIRALPHMSVVQGESNVEFLKKRFKALSSNPLFKGMEFADDPEKLMEWIPLMMKDRSSDEPIAATKIDTGTDVNFGALTHKMFDHLEEENVEIHYNHSVTDITRGSNGRWDVKIRNLESGTIETHTAKFVFIGGGGGSLHLLQKSGIPESKHIGGFPVSGIFMTCNNPAIVEQHHAKVYGKAKVGAPPMSVPHLDTRFIDNEKKLLFGPFAGFSPKFLKYGSVLDLFTSVKANNLFTMLAAGAKNMGLTKYLIQQVLLSKEQRMNELREFIPNAKSEDWDLVVAGQRVQVIRDTEAGGKGTLQFGTEVISARDGSLAALLGASPGASTAVHVMLEVLERCFPKQMPEWEAKIKEMVPSFRMSLAEKPLLLNEVHASTAKALELHVDDNQTKVKTESDFLKQA